CGATCAAAATAAAGGGCAAAACAGTATGGCGCAAGCACCGATTCAACCTGTGGTGCTAGTCATCTTAGATGGTTGGGGATACCGCGAAGCGACAGAAGGGAATGCCATAGCGCAAGCTAAAACACCGATTATGGATGCTTTATGGGCTACCTATCCTCACACTTTAATTCAAACTTCTGGTAAGGCTGTGGGATTACCAGATGGACAAATGGGTAACTCGGAAGTAGGACATTTAAACTTAGGTGCGGGTAGAGTTGTTCCCCAAGAATTAGTCCGGATTTCTGATGCAGTAGAAGATGGTTCTCTACAATTAAACCCAGTTTTGCAGCAATTATGTCTCGAAGTAAAAACTCGTGGTAGTAAGTTACATTTAGTGGGATTGTGTTCTGAAGGTGGAGTTCATTCCCATCTAGATCATCTAATTGGGCTAATCGATCTAGCTAAAGCTCAAGGGATTAACAATGTTTGTATCCATGCTATTACAGATGGTCGCGATACCAATCCTAAAGATGGGATAGAAGTTGTCAAAAAAATTCAAAATTATACGGCTAGCGTGGGTGTAGGGCAGATAGTTACGGTTAGCGGTCGATATTATGCAATGGATCGCGATCGCCGATGGGATCGGGTTCAAAAAGCTTATCAAGTGATGACTGAAGACAATCTACAAGCAAATCAGTCACCGATAGAATTATTGGAGAATTTTTACGCTCAAGGACTCACAGATGAATTTATCCCACCTACCAGGATTGCTCCAGGAGCAGTAGAACCAGGAGATGGGTTCATTTTCTACAATTTTCGCCCAGATAGGTCGCGTCAACTCAGTTACGCCTTTGTAGATCCGGAGTTTAGCGGATTTCCCAGAGAATTAATTAAATCGCTATCTTTTGTCACATTTACCCAATACGATCCAAATTTACCTGTATCAGTGGTATTTGAGCCGCAAAACTTGACAAATATATTGGGTGAGGTAATTGCTCAACATGGTTTAAAACAGTTTCGCGCCGCCGAAACCGAAAAATACGCTCACGTCACCTACTTCTTTAATGGTGGTTTAGAAGAGCCATTACCTGGAGAAGATCGGGAAA
This is a stretch of genomic DNA from Merismopedia glauca CCAP 1448/3. It encodes these proteins:
- the gpmI gene encoding 2,3-bisphosphoglycerate-independent phosphoglycerate mutase, whose translation is MAQAPIQPVVLVILDGWGYREATEGNAIAQAKTPIMDALWATYPHTLIQTSGKAVGLPDGQMGNSEVGHLNLGAGRVVPQELVRISDAVEDGSLQLNPVLQQLCLEVKTRGSKLHLVGLCSEGGVHSHLDHLIGLIDLAKAQGINNVCIHAITDGRDTNPKDGIEVVKKIQNYTASVGVGQIVTVSGRYYAMDRDRRWDRVQKAYQVMTEDNLQANQSPIELLENFYAQGLTDEFIPPTRIAPGAVEPGDGFIFYNFRPDRSRQLSYAFVDPEFSGFPRELIKSLSFVTFTQYDPNLPVSVVFEPQNLTNILGEVIAQHGLKQFRAAETEKYAHVTYFFNGGLEEPLPGEDREMVSSPMVATYDKAPTMSAVKVTEVAVAAIKKGIYSLVVINYANPDMVGHTGIMEPTIKAIETVDTCLGELVTAVMEAGGITTIVADHGNAECMLDEKGNPWTAHTTNPVPFILVEGEGLKIPGYATAPDFRTDGRLADVAPTILQILKLPQPSEMTGHSLLVPLELDVRPNRTPVRLSI